ACTGTTCTTAGCTTTATAGAGTGCGTCACCCGCATTCATTCTGCCCCTTATAAGGTTCCCAAAGTAACGGTACCCAATTTCCACATTATCTGCATCTCCATTGGGTTGCCAGTAGCCAGTAGTGTACCAGCTACTCCTTGATGCTGACACTGTTGCCACGGCACCCCGCTTGAGTAATGAGTATCCAAGGTTGCTCGAATATTCCGGGTAACCGTTGAGACAGGAGCACTGATACGTGAAGGCAGGTCTTGAATCATTCAGCGAATCTGTGTCTTGTGATGTAAAGAAGAAGGGCAAACTCATCTCATCACTTTCTGGAATGCCATCTCCATCATCATTAATCCAAACTTTCCTGTAAGCTCCATCCTTGTTCCCGTGAGCACGCCAAAAGACTGCTCCATAGCCCTTTGACCACTCGTTTATAACGTTGTACTTTGTGAGAGACTTGTTGTAATAAGGTGCATACACAGGCACAGGATCCAGTCCCGCCCTCTCATATAGAACAAAATGGTTCCACGGCGAGGGTAGAATGTTCTCAATAACATATGTTGGAAGATCCAACCCATCGGTCCTCTCACACTTACTGTTATCTTCATTTCTATAGTTGGTAATGGCAACCGGCATGAGAATTCTGTACCTCCAGTCCTCACCGGAATATCTATCTCTATAGTTCATGATCTTGGTCAAGATACTGTCAAGAGTGTCTACATCGTTGTTATAAACCGGGATCCTGCCGACGTAAACCTCCGGCGCAAAATCAACGTTGTCCTCTCCATACTCTCCAAAGAATCCGTCACCGTCACTATCCCAATCTCCCGTCAAGTCAGCATAGAAATAGTCAGTCGGTGCTTCTTCATCCTCTTTTGAACCATGCCGTGGCCAGCACATCATCATTGGGATGCTTCCATAAGTGTCCAATGTACTTGGGTCATCAGGATCGGGATTACCTATCAAGAGAACGTATTTTATTCCATAATTGATATAATGCTCCTTGAGCCAATTTCTTATGTTTATCGCTCTTTGCTGTCCTTTATCGTTTCCGTAGTCATCTTCTGTAACGACTTTAACACTAAACTCCTTACCATGGAGATAATTAACGAAATCATCGAGTTTGTTGCTGTTATGTACAATGTATTTTGTCGTCACTATTATGTAATCATACTTTACCGCCTGAGAGACCAATGCCCCGGCTTCGTACCATTTTTTCGCATCATTCCAATTTATAAACATTTTCGCCGCATCGTCTCGCATCACCGGGTCAGATACATATACAAACTCTGAATTTGAAGACATCTCTGGAACATTAACATTGTATAGAATTCTGAAACTAACTTCTCTGTGTATCTTTAGAGTTCCATTAATGGGGTTGTATTGAATGGGATAGAAATAGAGCTCAACGAACCTATACTGTCTCATCTGGGATAATCTCTCTGCTTCAACGACATTCTCTGGATGATACCCATCCGATCCGTAAATATTCATATTCTTCCCATTGACTATTTCCTTTCCCTCCTCCCACTCAACAACCAGACCAGATTCGGTAGCCATTGGAGGGGCTGGCTCTATAGGTTTTGAAACATTTATTTCATAGAAATCGTCAGAAGAGATAACCAATCTGATGCTCCCCTCATCCACATTTGGCGGTAAAAGTACACAATAACGCTTTACAGGTAGCATTGGATCACCGGGTGACATAACTGTATCGAATCCTTCAACGGATACTTTCAGATAAAGATGATTTACTCCGTCAATAATTTGTGGTTCAGGACTTGAAAAACTCAGGTCTACACTACTACCGTCTGCAAGACCCACAGCTAACACAAGGGGGGCGAGCACAAAAATAAGGAAGAGTTTCAATTTCAAGCTATCACCTCCTAAAATACCGCAAATTCAAGTTTTATAGTCCCGCTCATCTCAATTCCCTCTTCTCCCTTTGCCACTTCACTCTCACTTACACATAGCAATTAATTACCTGAGTTTCAGAGTAATCAAATGTAACTAATAAATGTAAATAATCATGGACTTTCTATAAAAAACTTTGTGCTTCCCACTATTTATAGTAAACAGAGGTATTTGATTAGCTTTTCGTACATATAAATTGATAATAAAAGCGGCAAAAGTTCCAGAAGTCCTGGATTATGGAAACGTTACCGCACTTTATAAAGTTTGTGAAGTCCTTGACCTCCAGCAGATAATAAATCGGCATGTTTTTAAGGGCGGTGCATGGATGTTGGCGTTCAGGCAATATTTATGGCAAGGCTGAGAAGTTGAATGCCGAGAACCTGTGCACGGCACTTGACTATTTTTTCCCGAATGGAAAGTACAAAGGCAAATTATGGATGTGCTGGGGATCGAGTATATAAAGTCTGAAACTCAGGTAAAAAGAACTATACTTGACTCGATCACGTTTTTTATAATGATTTTACTTATTTTTAGCTCGCCTGAAATCTTTACCATAATTGAGTGTGAGCGAGCCACATATCCACTTGTTATCCAGTTGCGAATTGCGAAAGCGACGAAGCTAAGACTATCTCTTCTTTCTTACTTTCTTTTTACGTTTTTTTGATTGTACTTTTGTTTTTGTTTTTGCACTTGCACTTGTACTTAACGATTTTAAAGGCTCAGGCTTTGCTTTCTTTTTCTTTCTATGTCGGAAACAAGCCCACCACTCCATACAGCCTATAGTATCGTCAATGAGTTGATAGTGACGATCCTCTTTAAGACTCTTTAAATTTTCTTCCCACCCCATTGACTGATATGTATCCACATCCTCCAATCCAATGAAAAATGGATCAACTAAATTGTCTTCATAAGCCTTTTTTATATCCTCATAAAGCTCCTTAGCACATAAATGCGAACTACATGATGCGAGACTATTCCAGACCATTGAATGCTTCTTTTCAAGTTTTCCTCTAAAAAGACTCCTATAATAATCTATGACTTCCTCACGAGTCGCTTCACCATTGGTTACCAATACCAAAAGTGCTTTTAAGCCTGCGTCTCTTACATACTCGTCTGCATTTCTATTTTCTATGAGCTGCTTTATTAGTGTTGTATCGCCATGGCATACAGATGCAAGAACCCGTGGTAAATCTTCACACATAAAGTCTCCACCGATCTTATCAGAGGTATCGCCAGGATGAGAAAAAATGTCAACTATAAGAGGATATGCACGTTTTTCCCTGAATTGAGCAAGTAGAAACATTGCATATATATGCGCCATATAATTTGGTTGCTCTTTTATTTGGTGTATGTTCTTTTCAACGTTTTCTAAAATCTTCAGGAGTTCGGGTATTATCTTTTCCTTCTGTGTTATTGCCGCCTGGACTGCTTCATAGGGGAAATACCCCCTGTTGTATTCCAATTCCG
This genomic stretch from Methanophagales archaeon harbors:
- a CDS encoding right-handed parallel beta-helix repeat-containing protein produces the protein MKLKLFLIFVLAPLVLAVGLADGSSVDLSFSSPEPQIIDGVNHLYLKVSVEGFDTVMSPGDPMLPVKRYCVLLPPNVDEGSIRLVISSDDFYEINVSKPIEPAPPMATESGLVVEWEEGKEIVNGKNMNIYGSDGYHPENVVEAERLSQMRQYRFVELYFYPIQYNPINGTLKIHREVSFRILYNVNVPEMSSNSEFVYVSDPVMRDDAAKMFINWNDAKKWYEAGALVSQAVKYDYIIVTTKYIVHNSNKLDDFVNYLHGKEFSVKVVTEDDYGNDKGQQRAINIRNWLKEHYINYGIKYVLLIGNPDPDDPSTLDTYGSIPMMMCWPRHGSKEDEEAPTDYFYADLTGDWDSDGDGFFGEYGEDNVDFAPEVYVGRIPVYNNDVDTLDSILTKIMNYRDRYSGEDWRYRILMPVAITNYRNEDNSKCERTDGLDLPTYVIENILPSPWNHFVLYERAGLDPVPVYAPYYNKSLTKYNVINEWSKGYGAVFWRAHGNKDGAYRKVWINDDGDGIPESDEMSLPFFFTSQDTDSLNDSRPAFTYQCSCLNGYPEYSSNLGYSLLKRGAVATVSASRSSWYTTGYWQPNGDADNVEIGYRYFGNLIRGRMNAGDALYKAKNSLLSRDAKRWMNKFDFNLYGDPSSSIYKTSAIYVPDDYAKIQWAVDNASDGGTIIVRDGTYYENIIVNKQLTIKSENGYANCIINGTGSNVFVLNADGIRIEGFTITGGWNGIYLLGSDKNRIRNNKFINDGLFVHYSYGNIVEDNTVNGKPLVYLEDEADELVHNAGQVILVGCTNITVMNSELTNTDVGIELLESDNCLISDSNISSNNWDGI
- a CDS encoding DUF1186 domain-containing protein; this encodes MKMEDWGAIGGGYMEIKEILSELEYNRGYFPYEAVQAAITQKEKIIPELLKILENVEKNIHQIKEQPNYMAHIYAMFLLAQFREKRAYPLIVDIFSHPGDTSDKIGGDFMCEDLPRVLASVCHGDTTLIKQLIENRNADEYVRDAGLKALLVLVTNGEATREEVIDYYRSLFRGKLEKKHSMVWNSLASCSSHLCAKELYEDIKKAYEDNLVDPFFIGLEDVDTYQSMGWEENLKSLKEDRHYQLIDDTIGCMEWWACFRHRKKKKAKPEPLKSLSTSASAKTKTKVQSKKRKKKVRKKR